The Larus michahellis chromosome 16, bLarMic1.1, whole genome shotgun sequence genome has a segment encoding these proteins:
- the RPL22 gene encoding large ribosomal subunit protein eL22, which translates to MAPVKKPAAKGGKKKKQVLKFTLDCTHPVEDGIMDAANFEQFLQERIKVNGKAGNLGGGVVTIERSKSKITVTSEVPFSKRYLKYLTKKYLKKNNLRDWLRVVANSKESYELRYFQINQDEEEEEEED; encoded by the exons ATGGCGCCCGTG AAGAAGCCCGCAGCGAAAGGtggcaaaaaaaagaagcaggtgtTGAAGTTTACCCTGGATTGCACCCACCCTGTGGAGGATGGCATCATGGACGCCGCCAACTTT gagcagttcctgcaggaaAGGATCAAGGTGAACGGCAAAGCAGGAAACCTGGGTGGGGGCGTGGTGACCATCGAGAGGAGCAAGAGCAAGATCACGGTCACATCGGAGGTCCCGTTCTCAAAGAG GTACCTGAAGTATCTGACCAAGAAGTACCTGAAGAAGAACAACCTGCGGGACTGGCTGCGTGTGGTGGCCAACAGCAAGGAGAGCTACGAGCTGCGCTACTTCCAGATCAAccaggacgaggaggaggaggaggaggaggattga